In a single window of the Danio aesculapii chromosome 20, fDanAes4.1, whole genome shotgun sequence genome:
- the churc1 gene encoding protein Churchill — protein sequence MCTGCVQKQYPDRGNTCLENGSYLMNFLGCANCHQRDFVLISDRTMVNEDEEEIVTYLHMCKNCEHVIARHEYTFTVVDDYQEYTMLCMLCGKAEDSISVLPDDPRQTAPLF from the exons ATGTGTACTGGTTGTGTCCAGAAGCAATATCCCGACAGG GGTAACACCTGTCTGGAGAATGGCTCATATCTCATGAATTTTCTGGGCTGTGCCAACTGTCACCAGCGGGACTTTGTGCTGATCAGTGACCGGACGATGGTGAATGAAGATGAGGAGGAGATTGTCACTTACCTGC ACATGTGCAAGAACTGTGAACATGTCATAGCCAGACACGAGTACACCTTCACTGTGGTGGATGACTATCAG GAATACACAatgttgtgtatgttgtgtgggAAAGCAGAGGACTCCATCAGCGTATTGCCAGATGATCCCAGACAAACAGCACCTCTCTTCtag